A stretch of the Perca fluviatilis chromosome 17, GENO_Pfluv_1.0, whole genome shotgun sequence genome encodes the following:
- the ccni gene encoding cyclin-I gives MKFFEPWGRQRLSFLLEKAASREAKMWKVYVPKKPSSQDIDITPAQRDEVVRWLTELHGRLQLYPETLVLAVSILDRFLASIKARPKYLRCIAITCFFLAAKTCEEDERVPSLKEMAVSSNCGCSPSEILRMERIILDKLNWDLHTATALDFLHIFHAMVLSCRSGFLNSMLRLNRSQHLTLLTWRLYNCLADHTLIQLRGSMLALALITLELETCCPDWLALTIDLLRKAQIDSSELIRSRELVARSLSTLRSSLPPNTVYIYQPLQSQTTLQPPDQDPNRPCCTLGLITSTTESSRDHALVTAIPAQLQTPADGEEESQQPWSTISSTNRSIPVLLSPPKHLRHLNHLQKVTLRCKASAKRKVDEMEVDDFYDAIKRLYNEDVTTSAAVQEGATSLMGAITTSGGGEGEGLGVCSVLLSRQEGSSSPCPPLQPVSAS, from the exons ATGAAGTTCTTCGAACCCTGGGGACGCCAGAGGCTGTCTTTTCTTCTGGAAAAGGCCGCCTCTAGGGAAGCCAAGATGTGGAAGGTCTATGTGCCAAAGAAACCCTCCTCACAG GATATAGACATTACCCCTGCCCAGCGGGATGAGGTCGTGCGCTGGTTGACAGAGCTCCACGGCAGGCTGCAGCTGTACCCGGAGACCCTGGTGTTAGCTGTTAGCATCCTGGACCGCTTCCTTGCTTCCATCAAG GCCCGTCCAAAGTACCTGCGCTGCATCGCTATCACCTGCTTCTTCCTGGCTGCTAAGACCTGCGAGGAGGATgag cgTGTGCCCTCCCTGAAAGAGATGGCTGTCTCCAGCAACTGTGGCTGTTCTCCATCAGAGATCCTGAGGATGGAGAGGATCATCCTAGACAAACTGAACTGGGATCTGCACACCGCCACAGCACTGGACTTCCTGCACATC TTTCATGCGATGGTGCTGTCATGTCGTTCTGGGTTTTTGAACTCCATGTTGAGACTGAACCGCTCTCAGCACCTCACTCTGCTCACATGGCGACTCTACAACTGTCTGGCTGACCACACACTCATACAG CTCAGAGGATCCATGCTGGCCTTGGCCCTAATCACCCTGGAGCTGGAGACCTGCTGTCCTGACTGGCTGGCTCTTACCATTGACCTGCTGAGGAAGGCACAG ATCGACAGCTCTGAGTTGATTCGGAGTCGAGAGCTGGTGGCTCGTAGTCTTTCCACACTGAGATCTTCCCTGCCTCCAAACACTGTCTACATCTACCAACCCCTTCAGAGCCAAACCACCCTGCAGCCTCCAGACCAGGACCCCAATCGCCCCTGCTGCACACTGG GGCTCATCACTTCCACCACTGAGTCTTCCAGGGACCATGCCCTCGTCACCGCCATCCCTGCCCAGCTACAGACACCAGCTGATGGGGAAGAGGAGAGCCAGCAGCCCTGGAGCACCATCTCCTCCACCAACCGCAGCATCCCAGTTCTGCTCTCTCCACCCAAACACCTCCGCCATCTTAACCACCTGCAGAAGGTCACACTGCGCTGCAAGGCATCCGCCAAGCGCAAG GTGGATGAAATGGAGGTGGATGATTTCTATGATGCCATCAAACGCCTCTACAACGAAGACGTCACCACCTCCGCTGCTGTCCAGGAGGGGGCAACATCTTTGATGGGTGCGATAACAACAAGTGGAGGAGGTGAAGGAGAAGGTCTGGGTGTCTGCAGCGTCCTGTTGTCCCGACAGGAAGGCAGCTCGTCCCCATGCCCGCCACTGCAGCCAGTCAGTGCCTCCTAG